The following proteins are co-located in the Desulfofundulus luciae genome:
- a CDS encoding GspE/PulE family protein, which yields MAAVYTKKRLGDLLLQTGLITREQLNQALEVQKQTGERLGRVLINLGLVTEQDILNTLEMQLGIPQITLMDKVDPVLIKSLPEAVLRRHKVVPVKKEGRRLIVAMSDPLNLVALDDIRLASGLEVEPVLAREEEIDAVLQKVFGLTFVEQAFGQPAAPEEREIQTLTLAAGDEVPPEEAPVVRLVNTIIAQAVAEKASDIHIEPQEDRVLVRYRVDGLLREALTLPRHIRFNLTTRIKILAGLDIAEKRLPQDGRFQVKYGEQEIDVRVSTLPTVHGEKVVLRLLLKSGRILPIDRLGFHRYNLERFAEVIHRTSGMILVTGPTGSGKTTTLYAVLAQLNSPERNIVTIGDPVEYLLRGINQTQINVKAGLTFAAGLRSILRQDPDIIMVGEIRDGETAQIAVRAATTGHLVLSSLHTNDAAGALTRLIDMGVEPFLVASSVVGVVSQRLVRLLCPRCREPYQLPEDAPERIFMGLPPDDPVTLYRAAGCHHCNHTGYRGRTSIQEVLPVTRAIRELVNKKASADVIKEKAVAEGMVTLKEDGIDKARQGITSIAEVMRVAYNEW from the coding sequence ATGGCCGCCGTTTACACCAAAAAGCGCCTGGGGGACCTCCTTCTGCAAACCGGGTTGATTACCCGGGAGCAGTTGAACCAGGCGCTTGAGGTGCAAAAGCAGACCGGGGAGCGCCTGGGCCGGGTTCTCATCAACCTGGGCCTGGTCACGGAGCAGGACATCCTGAACACCCTGGAAATGCAGCTGGGCATTCCCCAGATTACCCTGATGGACAAAGTAGACCCAGTGCTGATCAAATCTCTCCCCGAGGCTGTCCTGCGCCGGCATAAGGTGGTGCCCGTGAAAAAAGAGGGACGGCGGCTGATCGTGGCCATGTCCGACCCTCTGAACCTGGTTGCCCTGGACGACATCCGCCTGGCCAGCGGGCTGGAAGTGGAACCGGTGCTGGCCCGGGAAGAGGAAATCGACGCCGTTCTCCAAAAGGTATTCGGCCTTACCTTTGTGGAGCAGGCCTTCGGCCAGCCGGCCGCCCCGGAGGAGCGGGAAATCCAGACCCTCACCCTGGCGGCGGGGGATGAGGTGCCCCCGGAGGAAGCACCGGTGGTGCGCCTGGTCAACACCATCATTGCCCAGGCGGTGGCGGAAAAGGCCAGCGACATTCATATTGAACCACAGGAGGACCGGGTGCTGGTGCGTTACCGGGTGGATGGGTTGTTGAGGGAAGCCCTTACTCTGCCCCGGCATATCCGCTTCAACCTTACTACCAGGATCAAAATCCTGGCCGGCCTGGACATTGCCGAAAAGCGCCTCCCCCAGGACGGCCGGTTTCAGGTTAAGTACGGAGAACAGGAAATAGATGTGAGGGTATCCACCCTGCCTACGGTCCACGGGGAAAAGGTGGTCCTGCGTTTGCTGCTTAAAAGCGGGCGAATCCTGCCCATTGACCGGCTGGGATTCCACCGCTACAACCTGGAGCGTTTTGCAGAGGTAATCCATCGCACATCCGGCATGATCCTGGTCACCGGGCCCACCGGCAGCGGCAAGACCACCACCCTGTACGCGGTACTGGCCCAGTTGAATTCCCCGGAGCGCAATATTGTGACCATAGGGGACCCGGTGGAGTACCTTCTGCGGGGGATCAACCAGACCCAGATCAACGTGAAAGCCGGGCTTACCTTTGCCGCCGGCCTGCGCTCCATCCTCCGCCAGGACCCGGACATCATCATGGTGGGCGAAATAAGGGACGGGGAGACGGCCCAGATCGCGGTGAGGGCGGCCACCACCGGCCACCTGGTGCTCAGCAGCCTGCACACCAACGACGCCGCGGGTGCCCTGACCCGCCTTATCGATATGGGGGTGGAGCCCTTCCTGGTGGCCTCCTCGGTGGTGGGCGTGGTTTCCCAGCGGCTGGTGCGCCTGCTCTGTCCCCGCTGCAGGGAGCCCTACCAGCTCCCGGAAGACGCGCCGGAGAGGATTTTTATGGGCCTGCCGCCCGATGATCCGGTGACCCTTTACCGGGCCGCCGGCTGCCACCACTGCAACCACACCGGTTACCGGGGGCGGACGAGCATCCAGGAGGTGCTGCCCGTGACCCGGGCCATCAGGGAGCTGGTAAATAAAAAAGCTTCTGCCGATGTGATCAAAGAAAAGGCGGTGGCCGAGGGAATGGTTACCCTGAAAGAAGATGGAATAGACAAGGCCCGGCAGGGGATCACCTCCATAGCGGAAGTGATGCGCGTGGCCTATAACGAGTGGTGA
- a CDS encoding prepilin peptidase: MPLTWFWFFSFLLGLCIGSFLNVCIYRLPRGMSLLAPPSHCPACGARLGPLDLIPVLSYLFLRGRCRHCSGAISPRYPLVELLTGAGFLLISREHGPHVHTAGLLVLFSVLVAASFIDLDHRIIPDRLTLFALAAGIPLAALQGAEVLKDGFWGSVLGGGALLMVALFSRGGMGGGDVKLAFAIGWYLGWQETLVALFLAFVLGAVVGVLWALRTGRTLKTAIPFGPFLSSGAMLAALTGDKLISWYLNLWGG, from the coding sequence TTGCCGCTGACCTGGTTCTGGTTCTTTTCTTTCCTGCTCGGCCTTTGTATCGGCAGCTTCTTAAACGTATGCATTTACCGTCTGCCCCGGGGGATGTCCCTGCTGGCGCCCCCCTCCCACTGCCCGGCCTGCGGCGCACGCCTGGGACCTCTGGATTTAATCCCCGTGCTGAGCTATCTTTTCCTGCGGGGCCGGTGCCGTCACTGCAGCGGGGCGATCTCCCCCCGCTACCCCCTGGTGGAGCTTTTGACCGGGGCCGGTTTCCTGCTGATTTCCCGGGAACACGGCCCGCACGTTCATACTGCCGGCCTGCTGGTCCTGTTTTCCGTCCTCGTGGCGGCCAGCTTCATTGACCTCGACCACCGGATCATCCCCGACCGGCTCACCCTGTTTGCCCTGGCCGCCGGCATACCTCTGGCCGCCCTCCAGGGTGCGGAGGTTCTCAAAGACGGCTTCTGGGGCTCTGTGCTGGGGGGCGGGGCATTGTTGATGGTGGCCCTTTTTTCGCGGGGCGGCATGGGCGGTGGGGACGTGAAGCTGGCCTTTGCCATCGGATGGTACCTGGGCTGGCAGGAGACCCTGGTGGCCCTGTTCCTGGCCTTTGTGCTGGGTGCGGTTGTGGGGGTTTTATGGGCGCTCAGGACGGGGAGAACCCTTAAAACGGCCATCCCCTTCGGCCCGTTTCTTTCATCGGGGGCCATGCTGGCCGCGTTGACAGGGGATAAGCTTATTTCCTGGTATCTGAACCTGTGGGGTGGTTGA
- a CDS encoding shikimate dehydrogenase family protein, producing MGELISGRTRVCGLFGFPVEHSFSPAMHNAAFRHLGLDFVYVAFAVHPREVERAVAGIRALNLAGVNVTVPHKEKVIPYLDELTAGARLAGAVNTIVHRDGRLVGHNTDGAGFVRFLTDDAGFNPAGKRVLILGAGGAARAVAVHLALSGAAQLLVANRTLSRAAELVALINEGTPARAWAVPWPAQGNLVLPERPERKPPGGHDPEEGKGTFVLDTNGGKIKELVALVDLVVQTTPLGMHPREDTCPDFPFDCLHTGQVVVDLVYNPPRTLFMERAARSGARVYSGLGMLLYQGVLAFELWTGEEAPVEVMRRALPF from the coding sequence ATGGGCGAACTGATTAGCGGTCGCACCAGGGTTTGCGGTCTTTTCGGCTTTCCAGTGGAACATTCCTTTTCGCCGGCCATGCACAATGCGGCCTTCAGGCATCTGGGCCTGGATTTTGTCTACGTGGCCTTTGCCGTGCACCCCCGGGAGGTGGAAAGGGCAGTAGCCGGGATCCGGGCGCTGAACCTGGCCGGGGTCAATGTGACCGTGCCCCATAAAGAGAAGGTTATACCTTATCTTGATGAGTTGACCGCCGGGGCCCGGCTGGCCGGGGCGGTGAACACCATCGTTCACCGGGACGGGCGCCTGGTGGGACACAATACCGACGGGGCCGGTTTTGTGCGCTTTCTGACTGATGATGCCGGGTTTAATCCTGCCGGCAAGCGGGTACTGATCCTGGGAGCCGGGGGCGCGGCCAGGGCGGTGGCCGTCCACCTGGCCCTGTCCGGAGCTGCGCAACTGCTGGTGGCCAACCGCACCCTTTCCCGGGCGGCAGAACTGGTTGCTCTGATCAACGAAGGGACACCCGCCCGGGCGTGGGCCGTACCCTGGCCGGCACAGGGCAACCTGGTTTTACCTGAACGACCCGAGAGGAAGCCGCCGGGCGGTCATGACCCTGAAGAGGGAAAGGGTACTTTCGTTCTGGATACAAATGGCGGCAAGATCAAGGAACTGGTTGCTCTGGTGGATCTGGTCGTTCAAACCACGCCGCTGGGCATGCACCCCCGGGAAGACACCTGCCCGGATTTCCCTTTTGACTGCCTGCACACCGGCCAGGTGGTGGTGGATCTGGTTTACAACCCGCCGCGCACCCTCTTTATGGAACGGGCCGCCCGTTCCGGCGCCCGGGTATATAGCGGCCTGGGCATGCTGCTGTACCAGGGGGTGCTGGCCTTTGAGCTATGGACCGGGGAAGAGGCCCCGGTGGAAGTAATGCGCCGGGCGTTGCCTTTTTAA
- a CDS encoding type II secretion system F family protein gives MRGALPVYAYRARDLTGRVVSGRLEAGGPREAARILQGQQLIPVQIRAVRGGVSLTLRLPSFRRGVRLRELALFCRELSTLVSAGVPLVGAMRILELQVEGRVLKEVVRGVTGRLEQGHSLAESFGAYPLVFPEIFISMVEAGEVGGVLDEVLESLAGHFEREHEVREKVKSALTYPTMVLGFAVVILTFVLTFVLPPIINTIQNLGVPLPLPTRVVMGASRLVGRYWYLLPLFPLAAAFGFQRLRASPRGREIWDRLVLKMPVFGPVLKKIIIARFARTLAAMLKGGVPIIQALEVVKKTAGNQVVAGGVARAQESVREGQGLAGPLEESGIFPPLVIRMIAVGEETGSLDALLVRIGAFYDQEVNITVGRLSSVLEPVLIVFLGGIVGFIVLSVLLPMFTSMMQGLGK, from the coding sequence GTGAGGGGAGCTTTGCCCGTCTATGCCTATCGGGCCCGGGATTTAACCGGCAGGGTGGTTTCCGGCCGGCTGGAAGCTGGCGGTCCGAGGGAGGCGGCCAGGATACTGCAGGGCCAGCAGCTCATCCCCGTGCAGATCCGGGCCGTGCGGGGGGGCGTCAGCCTGACTTTGCGGCTGCCTTCATTCCGGCGTGGGGTCAGGCTGAGGGAGCTGGCCCTCTTCTGCCGCGAGCTCTCCACCCTGGTCAGCGCCGGCGTGCCCCTGGTGGGTGCCATGCGCATCCTGGAGCTGCAGGTGGAGGGCCGGGTGCTCAAAGAGGTGGTGCGCGGGGTGACCGGCCGCCTGGAGCAGGGACACTCTCTAGCCGAATCCTTCGGCGCCTACCCGTTGGTCTTCCCCGAGATCTTCATCAGCATGGTGGAGGCCGGGGAAGTGGGTGGTGTGCTAGACGAGGTGCTGGAGAGCCTGGCCGGCCATTTTGAAAGGGAACACGAGGTGAGGGAAAAGGTGAAGTCGGCCCTCACCTACCCCACCATGGTACTGGGCTTTGCCGTGGTCATCCTCACCTTCGTGCTCACTTTCGTACTGCCCCCCATCATCAACACCATCCAGAACCTGGGTGTGCCCCTGCCCCTGCCCACCCGGGTGGTGATGGGAGCCAGCCGCCTGGTGGGGCGCTACTGGTACCTTCTCCCGCTGTTTCCGCTGGCGGCGGCTTTCGGCTTTCAGCGCCTGCGGGCCTCGCCCCGGGGCCGGGAGATCTGGGACCGCCTGGTCCTGAAAATGCCCGTATTCGGGCCGGTGCTGAAAAAAATAATCATTGCCCGCTTCGCCCGTACCCTGGCCGCCATGCTCAAAGGCGGGGTGCCCATCATCCAGGCCCTGGAAGTGGTAAAGAAAACCGCCGGCAACCAGGTGGTGGCGGGCGGCGTGGCCAGGGCGCAGGAGAGCGTGCGGGAGGGGCAGGGCCTGGCCGGTCCCCTGGAAGAGAGCGGCATCTTCCCCCCGCTGGTCATCCGCATGATTGCCGTGGGGGAAGAAACCGGCAGCCTGGACGCGCTGCTGGTCCGCATCGGCGCCTTTTACGACCAGGAAGTGAACATCACCGTGGGCCGCCTCTCCAGCGTGCTGGAGCCGGTGCTGATTGTCTTCCTGGGCGGCATAGTGGGGTTCATCGTCCTTTCGGTGCTCCTGCCCATGTTTACCAGCATGATGCAGGGGCTGGGGAAGTAG
- a CDS encoding chorismate synthase, with amino-acid sequence MLRYLTAGESHGPALTAIIEGLPAGLALPEDYVNRQLARRQGGYGRGGRMRIEQDRVRFLAGVRGGFTLGSPVALYIENRDWANWQEIMDPGAAARLDQRVVTRPRPGHADLAGALKYGHRDIRNVLERASARETAARVAAGSVARRLLEELGIEIIGHVVRIGPAAAPELDLTREMPSTPPGGAGKGPDEAEEEGGCGPGRPGGSPGVDLRRLQEILDASPVYCLHRETAEAMMREIDRAREAGDSLGGVFEIRVYGLPPGLGSYVHWDRRLDGRLAGALMSIQAIKGVEIGLGFAGAALPGSQVHDEIFYSREKGFYRRTNRAGGLEGGVTNGEPLIVRAAMKPIPTLYKPLRSVDLISKEPFTASVERSDVCAVPAACVVGEAVVAWELAAACVEKFGGDTLQEMKANYQQYLDYLKARIW; translated from the coding sequence ATGTTGCGTTATTTAACTGCCGGAGAATCTCATGGTCCCGCTTTGACGGCCATCATTGAAGGGTTACCCGCCGGGCTGGCCCTGCCGGAAGATTATGTAAACCGGCAACTGGCCCGCCGGCAGGGCGGCTACGGCCGGGGTGGCCGCATGCGGATCGAGCAGGACCGGGTGCGTTTTCTGGCCGGGGTCAGGGGTGGTTTCACCCTGGGCAGCCCCGTAGCCCTGTATATCGAAAACCGGGACTGGGCCAACTGGCAGGAGATTATGGATCCCGGCGCTGCTGCCCGGCTCGACCAACGGGTGGTCACCAGACCCAGGCCGGGCCACGCCGACCTGGCCGGGGCTTTAAAATACGGTCACCGGGATATCCGCAACGTACTGGAACGGGCCAGCGCCCGGGAGACGGCCGCCCGGGTGGCCGCCGGCAGTGTGGCCCGCCGTCTTCTGGAGGAACTGGGCATAGAGATCATCGGTCATGTGGTGCGCATCGGGCCGGCGGCGGCACCGGAACTGGACTTAACCCGGGAAATGCCGTCCACCCCTCCGGGTGGGGCCGGTAAAGGGCCGGATGAAGCGGAGGAAGAGGGTGGATGCGGGCCCGGCCGGCCGGGCGGGTCCCCGGGCGTGGACCTGCGCCGGCTGCAGGAGATTCTGGATGCTTCCCCCGTTTACTGCCTCCACCGGGAGACGGCAGAGGCGATGATGCGTGAAATCGACCGGGCCCGGGAAGCCGGGGACTCCCTGGGGGGTGTCTTTGAGATCCGGGTTTACGGCCTGCCTCCCGGTTTGGGCAGCTATGTCCACTGGGACCGCCGCCTGGACGGGCGCCTGGCCGGCGCGCTGATGAGCATTCAGGCCATCAAAGGGGTCGAGATCGGGCTGGGCTTTGCCGGTGCCGCCCTGCCCGGTTCGCAGGTGCACGATGAGATATTTTATAGCCGGGAGAAGGGTTTTTACCGCCGCACCAACCGGGCCGGCGGCCTGGAGGGGGGCGTGACCAACGGTGAGCCCCTGATCGTGCGGGCGGCCATGAAACCCATCCCTACCCTGTATAAACCTTTACGCAGCGTGGATCTGATTTCAAAAGAACCTTTCACTGCCTCGGTGGAGCGTTCCGATGTTTGTGCCGTACCGGCCGCCTGTGTGGTGGGCGAGGCGGTGGTGGCCTGGGAACTGGCGGCGGCCTGCGTGGAGAAATTTGGCGGCGACACCCTGCAGGAAATGAAAGCAAATTATCAGCAATACCTTGATTATCTCAAGGCCAGGATATGGTGA
- a CDS encoding Uma2 family endonuclease: MSAAFSRVQIPPKEVYTCADYAALPEGAPYQLIGGKLVMTPSPSTRHQAVLRRLGVKMANFVDEKGVGAVYFAPVDVYLQETAVYQPDIAFVFRDRFAIIEAEKINGAPDLVVEILSPSTAYYDLREKFKIYARCGVKEYWIVDPIEKSIELYAGKEGKFIQVARAEETGRVVSGVLEGFSVELEEIFVDAP; the protein is encoded by the coding sequence ATGAGCGCGGCCTTTTCCCGGGTTCAAATTCCTCCCAAAGAAGTCTACACCTGTGCCGACTATGCTGCTCTCCCCGAGGGAGCTCCTTATCAGCTCATTGGAGGGAAGCTGGTAATGACCCCTTCGCCATCCACCCGTCACCAGGCCGTTTTGCGGCGCCTGGGTGTAAAAATGGCTAATTTTGTTGATGAAAAAGGAGTGGGGGCGGTTTACTTTGCCCCCGTGGACGTTTACCTGCAGGAAACGGCAGTATATCAACCAGATATTGCTTTTGTTTTCAGAGATAGGTTTGCTATCATTGAAGCAGAAAAGATTAATGGTGCGCCTGATCTCGTGGTGGAGATTTTGTCTCCCTCCACAGCTTACTACGATCTGCGGGAAAAGTTTAAGATTTATGCTCGCTGTGGCGTGAAAGAGTACTGGATAGTAGATCCCATAGAGAAAAGCATTGAGCTTTACGCCGGAAAGGAAGGTAAGTTCATTCAAGTTGCCAGGGCTGAGGAAACGGGAAGGGTTGTATCTGGTGTTTTAGAGGGCTTTTCCGTAGAATTGGAAGAAATTTTTGTGGACGCCCCTTAA
- a CDS encoding shikimate kinase, whose translation MRNIVLIGFMGTGKSAVGRRLAARLGREFVDTDEEIERITGKTIPQIFARDGEIRFRSEEALVVKKVAARENLVVATGGGVVLNPENVRALQQNGVLIGLVADPGVIYRRVKRKRNRPLLNGPGDILARIKELLAARAGAYAVAEFTVDTGRHTIDEVVEMIVAYLKERGII comes from the coding sequence ATGAGAAATATTGTCCTGATCGGTTTTATGGGTACGGGGAAAAGTGCCGTCGGCCGGCGCCTGGCCGCCCGCCTGGGGCGGGAATTTGTGGATACCGACGAGGAGATAGAGCGGATTACCGGCAAAACCATTCCCCAGATTTTTGCCCGGGACGGGGAGATCCGCTTCCGTTCAGAGGAGGCCCTGGTGGTGAAGAAGGTAGCCGCCAGGGAAAACCTGGTGGTAGCCACCGGGGGCGGGGTGGTGCTGAACCCCGAAAATGTGCGGGCACTGCAGCAAAATGGCGTGCTCATCGGGCTGGTGGCCGACCCCGGGGTAATTTACCGGCGGGTGAAGCGCAAGCGTAACCGGCCCCTGTTAAACGGCCCGGGAGACATCCTGGCCCGGATCAAAGAACTGCTGGCCGCCCGGGCAGGCGCCTACGCGGTGGCGGAATTCACCGTGGATACCGGCCGGCACACCATCGACGAGGTGGTGGAGATGATTGTTGCTTATCTGAAGGAACGCGGAATTATTTGA
- a CDS encoding YqeG family HAD IIIA-type phosphatase, producing the protein MFKLLYPKLYVAKLFDIDPAELQKKGIRAILLDLDNTIVPRDQDCCPDEIMQWIKKAKKHGFKLCIVSNNSPARVQALASSLAIPAVYRAVKPARRPFIQAMKLLGVTPGQTAVIGDQIFTDVLGGNRLGLYTILVVPLPGREFWATRLFSRRLEKVVLRRLARKMPGGSVAR; encoded by the coding sequence ATGTTCAAGCTGCTTTACCCCAAACTGTATGTGGCTAAACTTTTCGATATCGACCCGGCTGAACTACAAAAAAAGGGTATTCGCGCCATTCTTCTGGATCTGGACAACACCATTGTTCCCAGGGATCAGGATTGTTGTCCCGATGAGATAATGCAGTGGATAAAGAAGGCAAAAAAACACGGGTTCAAGCTTTGTATTGTATCAAATAATTCCCCTGCGCGGGTTCAAGCGCTGGCATCAAGCCTGGCCATACCGGCGGTTTACCGGGCGGTTAAGCCTGCCAGGCGCCCTTTCATTCAAGCCATGAAACTGCTCGGGGTGACCCCCGGCCAGACTGCCGTCATTGGTGACCAGATTTTTACCGATGTGCTGGGCGGCAACCGTTTGGGCCTCTATACCATCCTGGTGGTTCCCCTTCCCGGTCGTGAATTCTGGGCCACACGGCTCTTCAGCCGCCGTCTGGAAAAAGTGGTTCTCCGGCGTTTGGCCAGGAAAATGCCGGGTGGTTCGGTTGCCCGCTAA
- the mobA gene encoding molybdenum cofactor guanylyltransferase → MKHGEGVGPAGPQSECNIPAAGGDRRFAGTVTGVVLVGGCSSRMGANKALLSFGGERLLDRVVARVREAFPRVILVSNDPASYNYLGLPVIRDIYPGRGPLSGIHAALSAVATPYIFVVACDMPFVDPRLALYLARQAPGYDVVVVRDGPYLEPLFAVYGRGCLEPVESLLRKGLRSRVVDFFPAVRVKYIERWDLSGFAGVDKVFMNINTPRDLERALQFLE, encoded by the coding sequence ATGAAGCACGGGGAAGGGGTTGGACCAGCCGGTCCCCAGTCTGAATGCAACATACCGGCCGCGGGCGGTGATCGCCGGTTTGCCGGAACGGTTACGGGGGTTGTCCTGGTGGGTGGGTGCAGCAGCCGCATGGGTGCCAACAAGGCGCTGCTTTCCTTCGGCGGGGAAAGGTTATTGGACCGGGTCGTGGCCCGGGTGCGGGAAGCCTTTCCCCGGGTGATCCTGGTCAGTAATGACCCCGCCAGCTATAATTACCTCGGCCTGCCGGTTATCAGGGACATTTACCCCGGGCGGGGGCCGCTGTCCGGCATTCATGCCGCCCTGTCAGCCGTCGCCACCCCTTACATATTTGTGGTGGCCTGTGACATGCCCTTTGTCGATCCCAGGCTGGCCCTTTACCTGGCCCGCCAGGCACCGGGGTATGATGTGGTGGTGGTGCGGGACGGCCCTTACCTGGAGCCCCTTTTTGCCGTTTACGGCAGGGGTTGCCTTGAGCCTGTCGAGTCGCTTTTACGCAAGGGTTTGCGGTCGAGGGTGGTGGACTTTTTCCCCGCCGTGCGGGTAAAATATATTGAACGCTGGGACTTGTCGGGTTTTGCCGGCGTTGATAAAGTGTTTATGAATATAAATACCCCGCGGGATTTGGAGCGGGCGTTGCAGTTCCTGGAGTAG
- the aroB gene encoding 3-dehydroquinate synthase, with translation MQEVYIDLGARSYSIYIGTGLLPRLGEYLKVLKLTPRVLLVTNPVVGSLYGAAAETALGDAGFEVIRAEIPDGEEYKSLATAEKLYDLAYTRELDRRSPVVALGGGVVGDLAGFVAATYLRGVPFIQVPTTLLAQVDSSVGGKVAVNHPRGKNIIGAFYQPRLVLADLDVLKTLDPREVRAGLAEVIKYGVIADQAFFTWLEENLERLLALEARALAHAVAASCRIKARVVQEDETEQGRRAILNFGHTLGHALEALTGYTAYRHGEAVATGMAAAARLAVALGMFPEGDAARVINLIRRAGLPVEITPELSTGDLLASMRRDKKVLAGRLTFVLPVEIGRVEIVRDVPEETVGRVLHLCYN, from the coding sequence ATGCAGGAAGTGTACATAGATCTTGGCGCCCGCAGTTACTCCATTTATATTGGCACCGGCCTGCTGCCCCGGCTGGGGGAGTACCTGAAAGTTCTCAAATTAACTCCCCGGGTGCTCCTCGTTACCAACCCCGTGGTGGGCTCCCTTTACGGCGCGGCGGCCGAAACCGCCCTCGGGGATGCCGGTTTTGAAGTGATCCGGGCGGAGATACCCGACGGGGAGGAATACAAGAGCCTGGCCACGGCCGAAAAGCTCTACGACCTGGCCTACACCCGCGAACTGGATCGGCGGAGCCCCGTGGTGGCCCTGGGGGGCGGGGTGGTGGGGGACCTGGCCGGTTTTGTGGCCGCAACCTACCTAAGAGGCGTGCCCTTCATTCAGGTGCCCACCACGCTGCTTGCCCAGGTGGACTCCAGCGTGGGGGGCAAGGTGGCCGTCAACCACCCCCGGGGCAAGAACATCATCGGCGCCTTCTACCAGCCCCGGCTGGTCCTGGCCGACCTGGATGTGCTGAAAACCCTGGACCCGCGGGAGGTACGGGCCGGCCTGGCCGAGGTGATCAAGTACGGCGTCATAGCCGATCAGGCCTTCTTTACCTGGCTGGAGGAGAACCTGGAGCGCCTGCTGGCTCTGGAAGCCCGGGCCCTGGCCCATGCCGTGGCTGCCTCCTGCCGCATTAAAGCGCGGGTGGTGCAGGAGGACGAAACCGAACAGGGTCGCCGGGCCATCCTCAACTTCGGCCACACCCTGGGCCACGCCCTGGAGGCCCTCACCGGCTACACCGCATACCGCCACGGGGAGGCGGTGGCTACCGGGATGGCGGCGGCGGCCCGGCTGGCGGTGGCCCTGGGGATGTTTCCGGAAGGAGACGCCGCGCGGGTAATCAACCTTATCCGCCGGGCCGGGCTGCCGGTAGAAATAACGCCGGAACTATCTACCGGCGACCTGCTGGCCTCCATGCGCCGGGACAAGAAAGTGCTGGCCGGGCGGCTTACCTTCGTCCTGCCGGTGGAAATAGGCCGGGTGGAGATCGTTCGGGACGTGCCGGAAGAAACGGTGGGGCGGGTTTTACATTTATGCTATAATTAA
- a CDS encoding type IV pilus twitching motility protein PilT, translating into MHADELLKLAFELKASDVHLTVGRPPVFRVHGKLFAADELDARAVPWVEDLPVLTAGDTEALARQLIPGDRFQQFMQVGESDLSYAIPGVGRFRVNAFKQRGTVALAIRLIPERIPTFDELGLPEVVAHLARRPRGLVLVTGPTGSGKSTTLAAMIDLINSESRLHIITLEDPIEYVHRHKKSLVNQREIGRDSLSFAAALRAALREDPDVILVGEMRDLETIATAITAAETGHLVLATLHTTSAAQTIDRIIDVFPPHQQQQVRLQLANALEGVIAQQLLPRRDRPGRVAALEILVATPAIRNLIREGKTHQIISHLQTGARYGMQTLDMALRNLVRTGVIGREEALARAADAENLLKMI; encoded by the coding sequence ATGCATGCCGATGAACTTTTAAAGCTAGCCTTCGAGCTGAAAGCTTCCGATGTCCACCTTACTGTGGGCCGCCCGCCCGTCTTTCGGGTTCACGGGAAGCTTTTTGCCGCCGACGAGCTGGACGCCCGGGCCGTGCCGTGGGTGGAGGATCTGCCCGTCCTCACCGCCGGGGATACCGAGGCCCTGGCCCGCCAGCTGATCCCCGGGGACCGGTTCCAGCAGTTCATGCAGGTGGGCGAAAGCGACCTGTCTTACGCCATCCCGGGAGTGGGCCGCTTCCGCGTGAACGCCTTCAAGCAGCGCGGCACGGTGGCCCTGGCCATCCGCCTCATCCCGGAGCGCATCCCCACCTTCGATGAACTGGGCCTGCCCGAGGTGGTGGCCCACCTGGCCAGGCGGCCCCGGGGCCTGGTGCTGGTTACCGGGCCCACGGGCAGCGGCAAGTCCACCACCCTGGCGGCCATGATCGACCTCATCAACAGCGAAAGCCGCCTGCACATCATCACCCTGGAAGACCCCATCGAGTACGTCCACCGGCACAAGAAGAGCCTGGTCAACCAGCGGGAAATCGGCCGGGACTCCCTTTCTTTTGCTGCCGCCCTGCGCGCGGCCCTGCGGGAAGACCCCGACGTCATCCTGGTGGGGGAGATGCGGGACCTGGAAACCATTGCCACGGCCATCACCGCCGCCGAAACCGGTCACCTGGTGCTGGCCACCCTGCACACCACCAGCGCGGCCCAGACCATCGACCGCATCATCGACGTTTTCCCGCCCCACCAGCAGCAACAGGTCCGGCTGCAGCTGGCCAACGCCCTGGAAGGAGTGATTGCCCAGCAGTTGCTGCCCCGCAGGGACCGCCCCGGCCGGGTGGCGGCACTGGAAATCCTGGTGGCCACGCCGGCCATCCGCAACCTCATCAGGGAGGGGAAGACCCACCAGATTATCTCCCACCTGCAGACCGGGGCCAGGTACGGCATGCAGACCCTGGATATGGCTTTAAGAAACCTCGTCCGTACAGGGGTGATCGGCAGGGAAGAGGCCCTGGCCCGGGCGGCCGATGCCGAAAATTTGTTAAAAATGATTTAA